The genomic interval GCAAGCCGTGCGTCGCGCGGGTCGCCTCCGACGGCACCGAGCAGGATCGCGTCATGCGCGGCGAGCGCCTCGATGTCGGCGTCGCTCAGGATCTCGCCCGTCTCCAGGAAGTGCCCTGCTCCGAACGGGTAGTCGGTGACGTTCAGCGTCGCCTCATCACGGAGGGCGGCGGTCAGCACCTTGACTGCCTCGGCGGTGACCTCCGGTCCGATTCCGTCTCCGGCGATCACAGCGAGGTCGATAGTGCGGCTCATGGCTCCAAGATTATCGGGCGCGCGATGCCCGGCTGCACGTATAGCGTGCGCGCGGTCGGTCGTCAACGGGCTGGGAGCGCACCCACAGCCTTCGTATCGTCATTGCGTCCCCCGAAGAGAGGAGCTCGCATGAGCATCGGTCTGGGCATCTTCTTGTTCGTGGTGGGTGCGATCCTGACGTTCGCACTCAACCTCGAGGCTGGATGGATCGACATCGACCTCGTCGGCTACCTGCTGATGGGTGCCGGTCTCGTCATCACGATCATCGGGCTGGCGATGCTGATGCGTCGCCGCCAGTCGATCACCACCGAACGCTCCACGGTGGACCCGCAGGCGGGCACGCGGGTCCAGCAGCGTTCGACGGAGACGGACCCGATGCTCTGAGCATCGATCGTCTCCTCGGCGGCACGCACTCCTCGGCTGGGTGCGTGCCGCTGGTATGCGGGGCCCGAAGTCCCCCTGGACAGCGGCCCGCGGCGCGACGAGGATGGGCGCCATCCCCCCCAGTGCGAAGGAGCGAACCGTGAGCACGTCCGTCTTCATCAATCTCCCTGTCACCGATCTGGAACGCGCGAAGGCGTTCCATGAGGCGCTCGGCTACCGCATCGACGAGCGCTACACCGATGAGCAGGCCGCCTGCGTCGTCGTCGAGGAGGGCAGCGTCCACCTGATGCTGCTCACTCGGCCGTTCTTCGAGACATTCACCGACAAGACGATCATCGACCCGCGCACGCACGTGCAGGTGCTGAACGCGCTCTCGCTCGACAGCCGCGAAGCTGTCGACGAGATGCTCGCGAAGGGCCTCGCGGCGGGCGGCAGCGAGCCGGTTCCCCCTCAGGAGATGGAGTTCATGTACTCCCGCGACCTGCAGGATCCCGACGGGAACATCTTCGAGTACTTCTGGATGGATGAGGCCAGAGCACCGCAGGGTGCATCCGACGCGAGCTGACGCGCGGCGCGCCCGGGGTCAGATGACGTCGAGGACGAGCGAGCTGAGGATGCTCGACACGATCGCGAGGATCTCGACACCCGAGATGCCGAGCGCCGCGCCGATCATCAGGCGGCCGCCGGAGCGTCCGAGGGCGATGATCGCGACGACGATCGCGACGATCGCCGCGATCACACGCAGCGCGGAGAGGATGGTCATCGACGCCGTGTACACCTCGAAGTCCCCCGCCGCGAGCACCCCATAGGCCGCGAGGCCGGCGATGATCCCCACGGCGTACGAGCCGACGGCGACGACGAACGCCGCCACGGCGAGTCCGTTGCGTCCCGTGGCCTGCGCGGAGGCGGGGGTGGTCGGCACGGCGGGGGGCTGCTCGCTCATCTTCCGAGGATAGGCGTCTGCCTCCGGGCGGGCGAGGGCCGGTTGCCGGGAGGCAGACCGCCCTCCTGGGTGCGCGGAAGGGCGGGGCCGAAGCCCCGCCCTTCCGAACGTCGGATGCGTCGCGCCTCAGGAGGCGACGATGTCGATCTCGCGCACGTCGTCGGCGTCGATCGCCTGGCGCAGGCGCTCGAGGATCTCCTCGGGAACGGGCGAGTCGACCGTGATGATCGACAGCGCCTGGCCGCCCGCGCTGCGACGCGCGATCTGCATGCCCGCGATGTTGATGCCCGCGTCGCCGAACTCCTTGCCGTAGACCGCGACGATGCCGGGGCGGTCGGCGTAGAACATCACGATGTGGTGCTCGGCGATCGGCACCTCGATGTCGTAGCCGTTCAGCCCGATGAGCTTCTCGGTCATCTTGGTGCCGGCGAGCGTACCCGCGACCTCGATCGCGGTGCCGTCGGAGAGCACACCACGGAGGGTCGTCGTGTTGCGGTAGTCCTTGCTCTCCTCGTTCGTCGTGAGGCTCGACGAGATCCCACGCTGCTCGGCGAGGAGCGGCGCGTTGACGTACGAGACGTTCTCGGTGACGAGGTTCGTGAAGTAGCCCTTGAGCGCCGCAAGACGGTAGACGCTCACGTCGAACGCGGCGAGCTCGCCGCGCACGTCGACCTCGAGGTCGGTGAGCGCGCCGTGACCGGCGACCGCCGCGAGCACCTGGCCGAGCTTCTCGACGAGCGCGATGCCGGGGCGCACGAACGGGTCGATGATGCCGCCCGCGACGTTGACCGCATCCGGAACCAGCTCGCCCTCGAGCGCCAGACGCACGCTCTTCGCGACCGACACGCCCGCCTTCTCCTGGGCCTCGTCGGTCGACGCGCCGAGGTGGGGCGTGACGACGACGTTCGGAAGCGGGAGGAGCTTCTTGTCGACCGGCGGCTCGGCGTTGAAGACATCGAGCCCAGCACCCGCGATGACGCCGCCCGTGAGCGCCTCGTAGAGCGCATCCTCATCGATGAGGCCGCCGCGCGCGACGTTGACGATGTACGCCGACGTCTTCATCTTGGCGAGCTGCTCGGTCGAGATCATGCCGGTGGTCTCGGGAGTCTTCGGCATGTGGATCGAGATGAAGTCCGCCTGCTCGAGCAGCTCGTCGAGCGACACGAGGCGCACGTTCATCTGCTGGGCGCGGGCCGGCGACACGTAAGGGTCGTAGGCGATGACCTCGACGCCGAACGCCTGCAGGCGGCTCGTGATGAGCGCGCCGATGCGGCCGAGGCCGATGATGCCGACCGTCTTCTCGTAGAGCTCGGTGCCGGTGTACTTGGAGCGCTTCCACTCGCCCGCGGCGAGGCTCGCGTGTGCGGCCGGGATGTGGCGGGCGAGGCTCAGGATGTGGCCGATCGTGAGCTCGGCGGCGCTGATGATGTTCGACGTGGGCGCGTTGACGACCATCACGCCTGCGGCCGTCGCGGCCTTGATGTCGACGTTGTCGAGACCCACGCCCGCGCGCGCCACGACCTTCAGCTGGGGAGCTGCGGCGAGCGCCTCGGCGTCGATCTGGGTGGCCGAGCGGATGAGCACGGCACTCGCCTCAGACAGAGCAGAGAGCAGGGCCGGGCGGTCGGTGCCGTCCACGTTCCGGATGTCGAAGTCGGGACCGAGGGCCTCGACGGTAGCGGGCGACAGTTCTTCTGCGATCAGGACGACCGGCTTGGCCACAGTGGTTCCTTCGTGCGGGGAGAGGTGCGGCCGCTGGCCGCGGGTGGTGTGCGCCGAGACTTGCGCTGGCGCGGCACGTCGAGCCTACCCGACACAGGATTCCGTTACGGTCGCCCTCCGGGGTCCGGCATCGCTCAGCTGGTGACCTGGTAGAGCGCGACCGCGTACAGGCTGAAATAGGTGGCGGCCGTTGCGGCGAGTGCCGCCGTGAAGACCAGCACGCGGTTGGTGAGCGGCTGCCGTCGCACCGCGACGAGCGCCCCCACGTAGAACAGGACCGGCAGGGCGACGCCGAGCACGAGCACCGCCCACGGCACACGATCCGCCCATCCGAAGTTCTCGTATGCGACGGGCGTGTTGATCAGGTTGCCGGCCGCCTGGTACAGGAACCAGCCGGTGAGCGCCGCGAACACGACGGCGACGGCGATCGCGCCGATGCGCGAGACCGGCTCGTCGGTGGAGTCGAGGGTGGTGATGCGGTCGTCGGTCATCCGAGGGCTCCCAGCAGGTAGGGCAGAGGAACGAGCACACCGAGTCCGAGTGCCAGCCATCCGGCGCGCACGAGCGCGCGGCGGCGCATCCCCTCATGGGTGAGTGCGAGCACGGCCGCGAACCACACACCGGCCGAGATGAGCGAGAGGAACTCGCCGAACTGCCACATGATCTCGCCCGGCAGGTCGATCGCGGGGTAGCCGAGCAGCTGCACCGACAGGATCCAACCGAGCGTGACGGCGGCGTAGAGGACGCCGAAGACGGCAGTCACCGCGAGCGTCGGCACATCGCGTCGCGCGGGAGCGTCGGCGTCGGCGGCGTCGTCGAGATCCTCATGGGATGCGTCGGCATCGGATTCGGGGTCACTGTCGAGGGAGCCGCCGAGCCGCGGGGCGTCGCGCCCGGCGACGTCGTCCCCCGCCCACTGCAGAGCCTCGTCGTCCTCGTCGAACGGATCGGGTGCGCGCGTGTTCACCCCTCTATCCTGCCGCGAATCACCTTGGGGGGTGCTCGCCATCCAGCGCTGGGTCGATGCTCATGAGCGACGCCGCGCAAACGCGACAACCCACGTACCCCGAGAATCGTGCCTCATGGTCGTTTCGCCGCCCGTGAAACGACCATCTCGCACGATTCTCCGGGTGGGTCCGGCGGCGCCCAGGGACGCGAAAGGCGCCCCGGACGAATCCGGGGCGCCTTCGTGAGCGTCAGGTGACGGCGAGGATCAGCGCGCGGCCGAACCCTCGGTGTAGTCCTCGTCCTGCTGCTTCCACGCGAAGAGGGCGCGCAGGTCGCGGCCGACGGCCTCGATCGAGTGCGCGGCACCCTTCTCGCGGAGGGCGAGGAACTCCTCGGCTCCGTTGTCCTGGTCGTCGATGAAGCGCTTCGCGAACGCGCCCGACTGGATGTCGGCGAGGACGGCCGACATGTTCTCCTTGACCGACGGGTCGATGACGCGCGGGCCCGAGACGTAGTCGCCGTACTCGGCCGTGTCGGAGACCGACCAGCGCTGCTTGGCGATGCCGCCCTCCCACATGAGGTCGACGATGAGCTTGAGCTCGTGGAGCACCTCGAAGTAGGCGATCTCCGGCTGGTAGCCCGCCTCGACGAGGGTCTCGAAGCCGTACTGCACGAGCTGCGAGGTGCCACCGCAGAGCACAGCCTGCTCGCCGAACAGGTCGGTCTCGGTCTCCTCGGTGAAGGTCGTCTTGATGACGCCGGCGCGGGTGCCGCCGATGGCCTTCGCGTACGAGAGGGCGACATCCCAGGCCTGGCCCGACGCGTCGCGCTCGACGGCGATGATGTCCGGGATGCCGCGGCCGGCGACGTACTCGCGGCGCACCGTGTGACCGGGGGCCTTCGGGGCGACGAGGATCACGTCGACGCCCTCGGGCGCCTCGATGTAGCCGAAGCGGATGTTGAAGCCGTGCGCGAAGGCGAGCGTCTTGCCCTCGGTGAGCTTGTCCTTGATCGACTCGTTGTAGATCGAGCGCTGGTGCTGGTCGGGCGCGAGGATCATGATGAGGTCAGCCCACTCGGCGGCGTCGGCAACCGACTTGACCTCGAATCCGGCTTCCTGGGCCTTGGCGGCCGACTTCGAGCCGTCCTTGAGCGCGATGACGACCTCGACGCCCGAGTCGCGCAGGTTCTGCGCGTGGGCGTGGCCCTGCGAGCCGTAGCCGACGATCGCGACCTTCTTGCTCTGGATGAGCGAGAGGTCGGCGTCCTTGTCGTAGAAGATCTCAGCCAATGTGTGTCCTTCGTTTCGTTGGGGTTCGGGGGTCAGTTCTTGTGAACGCGTTCGGTGATGCTCTTGCCGCCGCGGCCGATCGCGAGGAGGCCGGATTGGGCGATCTCGCGGATGCCGTACGGCTCGAGCACGCGCAGGAACGCCTGCACCTTGCCGGAGTCGCCCGTCACCTCGATGACGAGCGCATCGGTCGCCACATCGACGACACGTGCACGGAACAGGTTCACAGCTTCGAGGATCTGGCTGCGGGTCGTGTTGTCGACGCGCACCTTGATGAGCAGGTGCTCGCGGTGCACCGACTGCGTGGGGTCGAGCTCGACGATCTTGATGACGTTGACGAGCTTGTTGAGCTGCTTGGTGACCTGCTCGAGCGGCAGATCCTCGACGTCGACGACGACGGTGATGCGGCTGAGTCCCTCGATCTCGGTCGGTCCGACCGCGAGCGAGTTGATGTTGAAGCCGCGGCGGGCGAACAGCCCCGCGACGCGCGTGAGCAGACCGGGCTTGTCCTCGACCAGGAGGGAGAGCACGTGGTGCGACATGTGTTCTTACTCCTCTTCCCACGCCGGCGCGTGTTCGCGGGCGTACTGGATCTGCGAATTGCCGACGCCCTGAGGCACCATCGGCCACACCATGGCGTCGCGGCTGACGACGAAGTCGATGACGACCGGCCGGTCGTTGGTCTCGAGCGCGAGCTTGATGGCGGCGTCGATGTCCTCCTTCTTCGTGACGCGGATGCCGAGGGCGCCATAGGCGTCGGCGAGCTTCACGAAGTCGGGCACCATCCGGGTGGTGTTATCTCCGTCGAGGGCTCCCGTGTTGAGGTCGGTGAACGAGTGGCGACCGTCGTAGAACAGGGTCTGCCACTGGCGCACCATGCCGAGCGACGAGTTGTTGATGATCGCGACCTTGATGGGGATGTCGTTGATCGTGCAGGTGGCGAGCTCCTGATTGGTCATCTGGAAGCAGCCGTCGCCGTCGATCGCCCACACGACACGGTCGGGCTGGGCGACCTTGGCGCCCATCGCGGCGGGCACCGAGTAGCCCATGGTGCCGGCGCCGCCCGAGTTGAGCCAGGCGTTCGGACGCTCGTACTTGACGAACTGCGCCGACCACATCTGGTGCTGCCCGACGCCTGCGGCGTAGACCGCCTCGGGGCCGGAGAGCTCGCCGATGCGCTGGATGACGTGCTGCGGCGACAGCAGCCCGTCTTCGGGCTCGGTGTAGCCGAGGGGGTAGTTGGCGCGCAGCTGGTTGAGGCGCGTCCACCAGTCGGAGAGGTCGGACTTCTCGTCGACGCCGGTGAACGCGTCGATGAGGTCGATGATGACCTCGCGCGCGTCGCCCACGATGGGCACATCCGCGTGGCGGATCTTGCCGATCTCCGCGGGGTCGATGTCGACGTGCACCACCTGAGCGTCCGGAGCGAACTCGGACACCTTGCCGGTGACGCGGTCGTCGAAGCGGGCACCGAGCGAGACGATGAGGTCGGATTCCTGCAGCGCGAGAACCGCGGGCACGGCGCCGTGCATGCCGGGCATGCCGAGGTGCTGCGGGTGCGAGTCGGGGAAGGCGCCGCGCGCCATGAGCGTGGTGACGATGGGTGCGCCGGTGAGCTCGGCGAGCTTCAGGAGCTCAGCCGAGGCACCGGAGCGGATGACGCCGCCGCCCACGTAGAGCACGGGGCGCGAGGCAGCGGCGATCATGTCGGCGGCGGCCTGGATCTGCTTGCCGTGCGCCTTCATGACGGGACGGTAGCCCGGGAGGTCGACCTTCGGGGGCCACACGAACGGCGCCGTCTTCTGCTGCGCGTCCTTCGTGATGTCGACGAGCACGGGGCCGGGGCGGCCGGTCGTGGCGATGTGGTACGCCGCCGCGAGGGTCGCCGGCACCTGCGCCGGGTCGGTCACGAGGAAGCTGTGCTTGGTGATCGGCATCGTGATGCCGACGATGTCGACCTCCTGGAACGCGTCGGTTCCCATCGAGGTCGAGAACACCTGTCCGGTGATCGCGAGGAGCGGCACCGAGTCCATGTACGCGTCGGCGATCGCCGTGACGAGGTTGGTCGCGCCGGGGCCGGAGGTCGCGATGCAGACGCCGAGCTTGCCCGACGAGGACGCGTAGCCTTCAGCGGCGTGGCCAGCACCCTGCTCGTGCCGGACGAGGATGTGGCGGATGGCGGTCGAGGCCATGAGCTCGTCGTAGAACGGCATGATCGCGCCGCCCGGAAGACCGAACACATCGGTGACCCCGAGCTTCTCGAGGCTCGCGAGAACGAGACCCGATCCTGTCATGAGCGGCGCGGCGTCGCGCTTGTCCGAAGAGGGAGGCGCGGATGGGGCAGGTGAAGACGTCATAGTGACCTTCCGGCTAAGTCGCAGTCAGTGGGAACCAGGGCGTGGAACGCGCGAATGACGCCGGAGCCCTGATCAGATGTCGCAGACCGCTGGTGTTGCGGTGAGCGCCCACGCCAGGACTGGTTGTGCCACCCGGGTGTCTATCGGTGCAATGCTATCCGATCCGGCATGCCTCGACGTTCGTGCGACCAGCTGACGCGGAACGGGGGTGCCAGGGCCTCGGCCCGACACCCCCGCGTCGCGGTGATGAGGCTCAGCCGGTGACGGCACCTTCAGCGGCCGAGCGGACGAGCTTGGAGTACTTCGCCAGCACACCGCGGGTGTAGCGAGGCGGGAGCGGCTCCCAGCCTTCGCGACGCGCGGCGAGCTCCGCATCGTCGACGAGCAGTTCGATGGAGCGCGAGGCGATGTCGACGCGGATGCGGTCGCCGTCGCGCACGAACGCGATAGGCCCGGCGTCGACGGCTTCGGGGGCGATGTGGCCGATGCAGAGACCCGTGGTGCCGCCCGAGAAGCGACCGTCCGTGAGCAGCAGCACGTCCTTGCCGAGACCTGCGCCCTTGATGGCCGCGGTGATGGCGAGCATCTCGCGCATACCGGGACCGCCCTTGGGGCCTTCGTAGCGGATGACGACGACGTCGCCGTGCTCGATCTCGCCGTTCGTGAGGGCGTCGAGCGCTGCGCGCTCGCGCTCGAAGACGCGAGCCGGGCCCTCGAACGTCGCGGCGTCGAAGCCCGCAGTCTTGACGACCGCGCCCTCGGGAGCCATCGATCCGTGCAGGATCGTGAGGCCGCCGGTCTCGTGGATCGGGTTGTCGAGCGTGCGCAGCACGTCGCCGTCGAGCGGCGGGATGGGTCCGATGTCGGCGAGGTTCTCGGCGAGCGTCTTGCCCGTGACGGTGAGCGCGTCACCGTGCATGAGGCCCGCGTCGAGGAGCGCCTTCATGAGGACGGGGAGGCCGCCGCGGCGGTCGACGTCGTTCATGACGTAGCGCCCGAAGGGCTTGAGGTCGCCGATGTGCGGAACCTTCGAGCCGATGCGGTTGAAGTCCTCGAGCGTCAGGTCGACCTCGGCTTCGTGGGCGATCGCCAGCAGGTGCAGGACGATGTTGGTCGAGCCTCCGAGCGCCATGCCGACCGCGATGGCGTTCTCGAACGCCTTCTTGGTGAGGATCTGGCGCGCGGTGATGCCCTGACGGAGCAGCTCGACGACCGCCTCGCCGGAACGGTGCGCGTAGTAGTCGCGGCGGCGGTCGTAGCTGGGCGGCGACGCCGATCCGGGGATCGAGAGGCCGAGGGCCTCGGCGACCGACGCCATCGTGTTGGCGGTGTACATTCCGCCGCAGGCACCCTCGCCGGGCGCGAACGCGCACTCGATCGCGTGGGCGTCCTCTTCGGACATGATGCCCGCCTTGACACCGCCGACTGCCTCGAAGGAGTCGATGATGGTGATGTCCTTCTCGGTGCCGTCCGACAGGCGCACCCAGCCGGGTGCGATCGATCCGGCGTAGAGGAAGACGGAGGCGAGGTCGAGTCGCGCGGCGGCCATGAGCATGCCGGGGATCGACTTGTCGCAGCCGGCGAGCAGCACCGAGCCGTCGAGACGCTCGGCCTGCATGACGACCTCGACGGAGTCGGCGATGACCTCGCGCGAGACGAGCGAGAAGTGCATGCCCTCGTGGCCCATCGAGATGCCGTCCGAGACCGACACGGTTCCGAACTGCAGGGGGTAGCCGCCCCCGGCGTGCACGCCCTCCTTCGCGGCCTGCGCGAGGCGCGACAGCGAGAGGTTGCACGGCGTGATCTCGTTCCACGAGCTCGCGATGCCGATCTGCGACTTGTTCCAGTCCGCGTCGCCCATGCCGACTGCGCGCAGCATGCCGCGGGACGTGGTCGCCTCGATGCCGTCGGTGACGGTGCGAGAACGGGGCTTGTGGTCGATGGGCGCGTTGGAGCCCGAGGTAGTGCTTTCCGCCATGCGTATGAGGTTACTCCCGCGCGGATGCTCGGGGAGACGCCGACTCAGAGACCCAGACGCTCAGCGCGCAGGTCGGCGAGCACGGTGAGCGTGTGCGCCACCTCGTCCGGCCCCGCGACCCGGAACCCGGCGAGCGTCTCGCCGTCGCCGGATTTCAGCCCCATGTCGTGAGGCTGGAGGGCTGCGAAGGCGTCCTCGTCGGTCACATCATCGCCCGCATAGAAGACAGCGTCGGCCGCGGTGTACAGGCGCAGATGCTCGACCGCTTCGCCCTTGGTCGTGGAGCGCACCGCGAACTCGAGCACGTTCTTGCCGGTGCGGATCGTGAGGTCGTCGATCTCCGCCTGCGCTTCGCGCAGCGCCACGAGGTGCGCGAGGCGCGAGTCGGCCTCCGTCGCGAGTCGCGTGTGCAGGGCGAACCCGGCTGGCTTCGTCTCGAGCCACACGTCGTCGATCGAGTCGGCGACCTGGCTCAGCACCTCCTGCAGCACGTCGACCAGTTCGAGCTCGGCGGTGTCGAGGCTGATGCGCGCACGCGGGTCGTCGAGGCGCAGCTCGATGCCATGGGATCCGACGAGCAGCGCCTCATCCGGAAGGTCGGCGACATCGATGAGGGAGGCGAGCGCACGACCCGAGACGAGAGCGACGCGCGTGCGCGGCATCTCGAGCAGACGCAGCACAGCGCGCCGCGCTTCCGGCAGCGCACGAGCGTGTTCGGGTCGGTCCACCTCGGGCGCGAGGGTGCCGTCGAAATCGAGGGCGACGAGCAGTCGACGTACGTCCGCCATCCGGCGGAGCTCCTCGACGAGAGCCTCTGGGAGCGGGCCGGTCATGAACGCGACGACCTCACTTCGTCGAGCGCTGACAGGAACAGCGCCGACCAGCGGCTCACGTCGTACTCGGTCACCCGGCGGCGCATCGCGCGCATCCTCTTGCGGCGTTCGCTGCGCGGCATCTCGATGGCGCGCATGATGGCGTCCTTGAGGCCGTCGATGTCATGCGGGT from Salinibacterium sp. ZJ70 carries:
- the otsB gene encoding trehalose-phosphatase; amino-acid sequence: MTGPLPEALVEELRRMADVRRLLVALDFDGTLAPEVDRPEHARALPEARRAVLRLLEMPRTRVALVSGRALASLIDVADLPDEALLVGSHGIELRLDDPRARISLDTAELELVDVLQEVLSQVADSIDDVWLETKPAGFALHTRLATEADSRLAHLVALREAQAEIDDLTIRTGKNVLEFAVRSTTKGEAVEHLRLYTAADAVFYAGDDVTDEDAFAALQPHDMGLKSGDGETLAGFRVAGPDEVAHTLTVLADLRAERLGL
- the ilvD gene encoding dihydroxy-acid dehydratase, translating into MAESTTSGSNAPIDHKPRSRTVTDGIEATTSRGMLRAVGMGDADWNKSQIGIASSWNEITPCNLSLSRLAQAAKEGVHAGGGYPLQFGTVSVSDGISMGHEGMHFSLVSREVIADSVEVVMQAERLDGSVLLAGCDKSIPGMLMAAARLDLASVFLYAGSIAPGWVRLSDGTEKDITIIDSFEAVGGVKAGIMSEEDAHAIECAFAPGEGACGGMYTANTMASVAEALGLSIPGSASPPSYDRRRDYYAHRSGEAVVELLRQGITARQILTKKAFENAIAVGMALGGSTNIVLHLLAIAHEAEVDLTLEDFNRIGSKVPHIGDLKPFGRYVMNDVDRRGGLPVLMKALLDAGLMHGDALTVTGKTLAENLADIGPIPPLDGDVLRTLDNPIHETGGLTILHGSMAPEGAVVKTAGFDAATFEGPARVFERERAALDALTNGEIEHGDVVVIRYEGPKGGPGMREMLAITAAIKGAGLGKDVLLLTDGRFSGGTTGLCIGHIAPEAVDAGPIAFVRDGDRIRVDIASRSIELLVDDAELAARREGWEPLPPRYTRGVLAKYSKLVRSAAEGAVTG
- the ilvC gene encoding ketol-acid reductoisomerase translates to MAEIFYDKDADLSLIQSKKVAIVGYGSQGHAHAQNLRDSGVEVVIALKDGSKSAAKAQEAGFEVKSVADAAEWADLIMILAPDQHQRSIYNESIKDKLTEGKTLAFAHGFNIRFGYIEAPEGVDVILVAPKAPGHTVRREYVAGRGIPDIIAVERDASGQAWDVALSYAKAIGGTRAGVIKTTFTEETETDLFGEQAVLCGGTSQLVQYGFETLVEAGYQPEIAYFEVLHELKLIVDLMWEGGIAKQRWSVSDTAEYGDYVSGPRVIDPSVKENMSAVLADIQSGAFAKRFIDDQDNGAEEFLALREKGAAHSIEAVGRDLRALFAWKQQDEDYTEGSAAR
- the ilvN gene encoding acetolactate synthase small subunit; its protein translation is MSHHVLSLLVEDKPGLLTRVAGLFARRGFNINSLAVGPTEIEGLSRITVVVDVEDLPLEQVTKQLNKLVNVIKIVELDPTQSVHREHLLIKVRVDNTTRSQILEAVNLFRARVVDVATDALVIEVTGDSGKVQAFLRVLEPYGIREIAQSGLLAIGRGGKSITERVHKN
- a CDS encoding DUF6458 family protein, encoding MSIGLGIFLFVVGAILTFALNLEAGWIDIDLVGYLLMGAGLVITIIGLAMLMRRRQSITTERSTVDPQAGTRVQQRSTETDPML
- a CDS encoding VOC family protein; protein product: MSTSVFINLPVTDLERAKAFHEALGYRIDERYTDEQAACVVVEEGSVHLMLLTRPFFETFTDKTIIDPRTHVQVLNALSLDSREAVDEMLAKGLAAGGSEPVPPQEMEFMYSRDLQDPDGNIFEYFWMDEARAPQGASDAS
- a CDS encoding acetolactate synthase large subunit, producing MTSSPAPSAPPSSDKRDAAPLMTGSGLVLASLEKLGVTDVFGLPGGAIMPFYDELMASTAIRHILVRHEQGAGHAAEGYASSSGKLGVCIATSGPGATNLVTAIADAYMDSVPLLAITGQVFSTSMGTDAFQEVDIVGITMPITKHSFLVTDPAQVPATLAAAYHIATTGRPGPVLVDITKDAQQKTAPFVWPPKVDLPGYRPVMKAHGKQIQAAADMIAAASRPVLYVGGGVIRSGASAELLKLAELTGAPIVTTLMARGAFPDSHPQHLGMPGMHGAVPAVLALQESDLIVSLGARFDDRVTGKVSEFAPDAQVVHVDIDPAEIGKIRHADVPIVGDAREVIIDLIDAFTGVDEKSDLSDWWTRLNQLRANYPLGYTEPEDGLLSPQHVIQRIGELSGPEAVYAAGVGQHQMWSAQFVKYERPNAWLNSGGAGTMGYSVPAAMGAKVAQPDRVVWAIDGDGCFQMTNQELATCTINDIPIKVAIINNSSLGMVRQWQTLFYDGRHSFTDLNTGALDGDNTTRMVPDFVKLADAYGALGIRVTKKEDIDAAIKLALETNDRPVVIDFVVSRDAMVWPMVPQGVGNSQIQYAREHAPAWEEE
- the serA gene encoding phosphoglycerate dehydrogenase produces the protein MAKPVVLIAEELSPATVEALGPDFDIRNVDGTDRPALLSALSEASAVLIRSATQIDAEALAAAPQLKVVARAGVGLDNVDIKAATAAGVMVVNAPTSNIISAAELTIGHILSLARHIPAAHASLAAGEWKRSKYTGTELYEKTVGIIGLGRIGALITSRLQAFGVEVIAYDPYVSPARAQQMNVRLVSLDELLEQADFISIHMPKTPETTGMISTEQLAKMKTSAYIVNVARGGLIDEDALYEALTGGVIAGAGLDVFNAEPPVDKKLLPLPNVVVTPHLGASTDEAQEKAGVSVAKSVRLALEGELVPDAVNVAGGIIDPFVRPGIALVEKLGQVLAAVAGHGALTDLEVDVRGELAAFDVSVYRLAALKGYFTNLVTENVSYVNAPLLAEQRGISSSLTTNEESKDYRNTTTLRGVLSDGTAIEVAGTLAGTKMTEKLIGLNGYDIEVPIAEHHIVMFYADRPGIVAVYGKEFGDAGINIAGMQIARRSAGGQALSIITVDSPVPEEILERLRQAIDADDVREIDIVAS